In one Vibrio sp. VB16 genomic region, the following are encoded:
- a CDS encoding bifunctional 4-hydroxy-2-oxoglutarate aldolase/2-dehydro-3-deoxy-phosphogluconate aldolase, which yields MNNLIEQMAAIKIIPVIAVDNARDIIPLGKVLVDNGLPAAEITFRSDAAEEAIRLLRQSQPDMLIGAGTVLNEIQVLAAKNAGATFVVSPGFNPNTALACIKNDIPYIPGVNNPSTIEAALEMGITMLKFFPAEASGGLSMLKSLLAPYGDIQIMPTGGINLNNVQDYLSIDRVVACGGTWMVDKKLIEEKDWEQLAKLTREASQLVN from the coding sequence ATGAATAATCTAATAGAACAAATGGCGGCAATTAAAATTATTCCTGTCATTGCAGTGGATAACGCGAGAGATATTATCCCCTTAGGCAAGGTACTCGTTGACAATGGTTTACCAGCCGCTGAAATAACCTTTCGCTCCGATGCGGCAGAGGAAGCGATCCGCCTGTTACGCCAGTCTCAACCAGACATGTTGATTGGAGCCGGAACGGTACTCAATGAGATACAAGTTTTAGCGGCCAAAAATGCAGGTGCAACCTTTGTTGTTTCTCCGGGATTTAATCCGAATACGGCTTTGGCCTGCATAAAAAACGATATCCCTTATATTCCGGGTGTAAATAATCCATCCACAATAGAAGCCGCGTTGGAAATGGGCATAACGATGCTTAAGTTCTTTCCCGCTGAAGCCTCGGGTGGGTTAAGTATGCTTAAGTCCCTCCTTGCCCCTTATGGTGACATTCAAATAATGCCAACAGGCGGCATTAACCTGAATAATGTGCAAGATTATTTATCAATCGATCGTGTTGTCGCGTGTGGTGGAACCTGGATGGTAGATAAGAAACTTATCGAAGAGAAAGACTGGGAACAGTTAGCAAAACTCACTAGAGAAGCGAGCCAGCTCGTTAATTAG
- a CDS encoding 2-dehydro-3-deoxygalactonokinase, with amino-acid sequence MNNSEIQFLIIDWGTTNFRALAIGENGKVLGQYQQKLGLLQVENRQFSQALAGVLSDWLGQYQHLPIYMAGMIGSAQGWVETPYVPAPLSMTDLARKAHQFSLPWGGKATLVPGVSHKDHSDSYDVMRGEEVQLFGLQVIIQKESFHAVFPGTHSKHIVLDNGKLIDFSTYMTGELFSLLINHSILGRGLPEPVESHDSFFKGITNSSEPNLLNRLFSARTVRLFELVEESHIQDYLSGLLIGYELRSLASDSVYLVGDPLLCERYEKACQALDIEFCTIDGNHCFLEGMLQVKQDIKDE; translated from the coding sequence ATGAATAACTCAGAGATACAATTCTTAATTATTGATTGGGGGACGACCAATTTTCGTGCTCTCGCGATAGGAGAGAATGGAAAGGTTTTGGGACAATATCAACAAAAGTTAGGTTTGTTGCAGGTAGAGAACCGCCAGTTCTCTCAGGCCTTAGCGGGTGTGTTATCTGATTGGCTTGGTCAGTACCAACACCTCCCAATATATATGGCGGGAATGATCGGTTCGGCTCAGGGATGGGTAGAGACCCCTTATGTTCCAGCCCCTTTATCAATGACCGACCTTGCAAGAAAAGCCCACCAGTTTTCACTGCCATGGGGAGGTAAGGCGACGTTAGTTCCAGGGGTTAGTCACAAGGATCATAGTGATAGCTATGATGTGATGCGTGGAGAAGAAGTCCAACTGTTTGGTTTACAAGTGATAATCCAAAAAGAGAGTTTTCATGCTGTATTTCCCGGTACCCACAGTAAACATATCGTTTTAGACAACGGTAAGCTGATTGATTTTTCTACCTACATGACAGGAGAGTTATTTTCACTCCTTATTAATCATTCAATACTGGGTCGAGGTTTGCCAGAGCCTGTAGAGTCACATGACTCTTTCTTCAAAGGTATAACCAATAGTTCAGAGCCAAATCTACTGAACCGATTGTTTTCTGCCCGAACCGTTCGACTATTTGAGCTGGTCGAAGAATCGCACATTCAAGATTATCTATCTGGCTTATTAATAGGCTATGAGTTGCGCTCGCTAGCGAGTGACAGTGTCTACTTAGTTGGGGATCCTCTTTTGTGTGAACGGTATGAGAAAGCGTGCCAAGCCTTAGATATCGAATTTTGTACTATTGACGGTAATCACTGCTTTTTGGAAGGTATGTTACAAGTAAAACAGGACATAAAAGATGAATAA
- a CDS encoding 2-dehydro-3-deoxy-6-phosphogalactonate aldolase has protein sequence MNKCKATINGALPLIAILRGILPKDAIRITRILIDEGFSFIEVPLNSPQALKSIQKLVDCFGSEYFIGAGTVTTAEKAEAVISTGANLVVTPNLNEQVIRLANEANCAVFPGVATPSEAFSAIALGVTGIKLFPISVMGLEGFKALKAVLPEDTLCLPVGGINPKVESMKPFLDSGAYGFGLGGALYTPSMSDEEVKMNANAFIKAYHASLEMKDGSSM, from the coding sequence ATGAATAAGTGTAAAGCGACAATAAATGGAGCGCTTCCTCTAATAGCGATATTACGAGGAATACTACCCAAAGATGCAATACGCATAACTCGAATATTAATCGACGAAGGATTCTCATTTATTGAGGTACCTTTGAATAGCCCACAAGCTTTGAAGAGCATACAAAAGTTAGTAGATTGTTTTGGTTCAGAATACTTTATTGGCGCTGGTACGGTAACGACTGCCGAAAAAGCGGAAGCAGTCATTTCGACAGGTGCGAATTTAGTGGTCACCCCCAACCTAAACGAGCAAGTAATTCGGTTGGCTAACGAAGCTAATTGTGCTGTCTTCCCAGGTGTCGCGACACCAAGTGAAGCGTTCTCTGCTATAGCGTTAGGTGTTACAGGTATTAAGTTGTTTCCTATTTCAGTCATGGGGTTGGAGGGGTTCAAGGCACTCAAAGCAGTCTTACCTGAAGATACGTTATGTCTGCCTGTTGGAGGTATCAATCCAAAAGTAGAAAGTATGAAACCTTTCTTAGATAGTGGTGCCTACGGGTTTGGGTTAGGTGGTGCTCTCTATACGCCAAGCATGAGTGATGAAGAGGTCAAAATGAACGCCAATGCCTTCATTAAGGCTTACCATGCGTCACTAGAGATGAAAGACGGCTCTTCTATGTAG